One window of the Rhodococcus sovatensis genome contains the following:
- a CDS encoding molybdopterin-dependent oxidoreductase — protein sequence MFKRALAGIIAAGVILGVGELVAVPFGRNSSPFFAVGSAVVDNTPESVREWAIDTFGTSDKIALFVGMALVIALISAGAGLLRRPLGAVLFGVLGVLGVLAAVTRSTATPLSALPTILGVAAGIVVLHALIRTTEEPSEGMTRRSFLGLAMAAGVVAVAAGTAGRLISQARDVTANRLGFMLPTPTPQPPIPSGADLRIDGLSSYITPNENFYRIDTALVIPQVASDTWSLRIHGMVEKELEITFEDLASRDAVERTVTLTCVSNIVGGDLVGNATWIGYPLKDLLEEAGISDDADMVLSSSHDAFTAGTPLEVLLDGRDALLAVGMNGQPLPVEHGYPARLVVPGLYGYVSATKWVTDLEVTRFDKVTAYWTDRGWSELGPIKTASRIDTPRSGSAVNAGTIVIAGVAWKQHTGISGVDVQIDEGDWIPAELSEEYSVDTWRQWTYRWEATPGDHTIRARATDRTGDIQTSTTADTVPDGATGYPKVFVTVR from the coding sequence ATGTTCAAGCGCGCCCTTGCCGGGATCATCGCTGCCGGAGTGATCCTCGGTGTCGGAGAGCTGGTCGCCGTTCCGTTCGGCCGGAACTCGTCCCCGTTCTTCGCCGTCGGATCCGCCGTCGTCGACAACACACCGGAGTCGGTCCGCGAGTGGGCAATCGATACCTTCGGCACCTCCGACAAGATCGCTCTGTTCGTCGGCATGGCCCTAGTCATCGCATTGATCTCCGCTGGAGCAGGGTTGCTGCGGCGCCCGCTCGGCGCGGTGCTCTTCGGTGTGCTCGGCGTTCTCGGAGTTCTCGCCGCGGTCACCCGATCGACGGCGACGCCGCTCTCCGCACTTCCGACGATTCTGGGTGTCGCTGCGGGAATCGTCGTGCTGCATGCCTTGATCCGAACCACCGAAGAACCAAGCGAGGGCATGACCCGCCGCAGTTTCCTCGGGCTCGCCATGGCTGCGGGTGTAGTCGCTGTTGCAGCAGGAACGGCGGGTCGGTTGATCTCACAGGCTCGCGACGTCACCGCCAACCGGCTCGGGTTCATGCTCCCCACTCCGACGCCGCAACCTCCGATCCCCTCGGGCGCGGACCTGCGGATCGATGGACTGTCGTCGTACATCACGCCGAACGAGAACTTCTACCGCATCGACACTGCTCTGGTGATACCGCAGGTCGCGTCGGACACCTGGTCGCTGCGCATCCACGGCATGGTCGAGAAGGAACTCGAGATCACGTTCGAAGACCTCGCGTCGCGGGACGCCGTCGAACGGACCGTGACGCTCACGTGCGTGTCCAACATCGTCGGTGGCGATCTCGTCGGCAACGCGACCTGGATCGGCTATCCACTGAAGGATCTCCTCGAGGAGGCAGGCATCTCGGACGACGCCGACATGGTGCTGTCCTCCAGCCACGATGCGTTCACCGCGGGGACGCCGTTGGAGGTCCTGCTCGACGGGCGCGACGCCTTGCTCGCCGTCGGGATGAACGGGCAACCGCTTCCCGTCGAACATGGTTACCCGGCGCGGCTGGTGGTGCCGGGTCTCTACGGCTACGTCTCGGCGACCAAATGGGTCACCGACCTCGAAGTCACCCGGTTCGACAAGGTCACCGCCTACTGGACCGACCGCGGCTGGAGCGAACTGGGCCCGATCAAGACAGCCTCACGCATCGACACGCCGAGGTCCGGCAGTGCTGTGAACGCAGGCACGATCGTCATCGCCGGCGTCGCATGGAAGCAACACACCGGGATCTCCGGCGTCGATGTACAGATCGACGAGGGCGATTGGATTCCCGCCGAACTGTCCGAGGAATACTCGGTGGACACCTGGCGCCAATGGACATATCGATGGGAAGCGACGCCAGGCGATCACACCATCCGTGCCCGCGCCACCGACCGAACCGGCGATATCCAGACATCGACGACGGCAGATACTGTTCCCGACGGCGCCACCGGCTATCCGAAAGTCTTTGTCACCGTGAGGTGA
- a CDS encoding enoyl-CoA hydratase/isomerase family protein — protein sequence MADQPTSLVRYTTDAGAEVAVLTFDHGPLNLFDQEMFDAVMANVADLTATPPRAVLLRAEGKVNSAGVDVHVFDGLTVQQGADLWRTLIAGITHPLEALPCPVVYAAHGLTLTAAFEISLACDIILASPKAKFGLVETVVGLTPSMGGPQRLAERAGSGRARELVMTGDLYDAQTMKEWGVVNAIEDNLDEVARSLTERLAAGPTVAHAATKKIVAAWRSGGIAHADEITSEVSGELFATDDLRGAVKSFLADGPGKATYTGR from the coding sequence ATGGCTGACCAACCCACTTCACTCGTCAGGTACACCACGGATGCCGGCGCCGAGGTTGCCGTCCTGACCTTCGACCACGGACCGCTCAACCTCTTCGATCAAGAGATGTTCGACGCGGTGATGGCGAATGTCGCAGATCTGACGGCAACTCCACCCCGCGCTGTGCTGCTACGCGCAGAAGGAAAGGTGAACTCAGCGGGTGTCGATGTCCACGTATTCGACGGACTCACCGTGCAGCAGGGCGCCGATCTGTGGCGCACACTCATCGCCGGCATTACGCACCCACTCGAAGCCCTGCCCTGCCCGGTGGTCTACGCCGCACACGGTCTGACGCTGACGGCCGCATTCGAGATATCCCTCGCTTGCGACATCATCCTCGCGAGCCCGAAAGCGAAGTTCGGTCTCGTCGAAACAGTCGTCGGGTTGACACCGTCGATGGGCGGTCCGCAACGTCTCGCGGAGCGTGCCGGATCGGGTCGTGCACGCGAGCTCGTCATGACGGGAGACCTCTACGACGCCCAGACGATGAAGGAGTGGGGCGTCGTCAACGCCATCGAAGACAATCTCGACGAGGTGGCCCGTTCCCTGACCGAGCGGTTGGCCGCCGGTCCGACGGTGGCTCACGCTGCCACCAAAAAGATTGTGGCAGCGTGGCGTTCGGGTGGTATTGCGCACGCGGACGAGATCACCTCCGAGGTGTCCGGGGAGTTGTTCGCGACGGATGACCTCCGCGGTGCGGTGAAGAGTTTTCTGGCCGACGGCCCGGGCAAGGCCACGTACACCGGTCGGTAG
- a CDS encoding glutathione S-transferase family protein, whose product MTYVENGEEFTRDTNYIETRITADGRDGYPVEPGRYRLIAARACPWAHRSIIVRRLLGLEGAISLGIPGPTHDPRSWNFEEEPGGVDAVLKIPRLQDAYFARFPDYPRGITVPAFVEIETGRVVTNNYPQMTLDMSTEWTQYHREGAPALYPEALRGEIDEVAERVFREVNNGVYRCGFAGSQTAYDEAYDRLFTAMDWLVERLANQRYLVGDTITEADVRLFTTLVRFDAVYHGHFKCNRTKLTEIPVLWNYARDLFQTPGFGDTVDFDHIKRHYYEVHTDINPTGIVPRGPDLHGWLEPHGRELLGGRPFGDGTPPPPPKAYERVPAGHWVPA is encoded by the coding sequence ATGACGTATGTAGAGAACGGTGAGGAATTCACGCGCGACACCAACTACATCGAAACGCGCATCACCGCGGACGGTCGCGACGGCTATCCCGTCGAACCCGGCCGCTACCGGCTGATCGCGGCGCGAGCGTGCCCGTGGGCGCATCGCTCGATCATCGTGCGGCGACTACTCGGCCTGGAAGGTGCTATTTCACTTGGCATTCCGGGACCGACCCACGACCCCCGCAGCTGGAACTTCGAGGAGGAACCGGGCGGAGTCGATGCGGTGCTGAAGATCCCTCGACTGCAGGACGCCTACTTCGCCCGCTTTCCCGACTATCCGCGCGGAATCACCGTGCCCGCGTTCGTCGAGATCGAGACAGGCCGGGTTGTCACCAACAACTACCCGCAAATGACGCTGGACATGTCGACGGAGTGGACCCAATACCACCGCGAGGGCGCTCCCGCCCTGTACCCCGAAGCTCTGCGCGGCGAGATCGACGAGGTCGCCGAAAGAGTGTTCCGCGAGGTGAACAACGGTGTCTACCGATGTGGATTCGCCGGATCGCAGACGGCGTACGACGAGGCCTACGACCGTCTGTTCACTGCCATGGACTGGCTTGTAGAACGACTCGCGAACCAGCGCTACCTCGTCGGCGACACAATTACCGAAGCCGACGTGAGACTCTTCACGACACTTGTGCGGTTCGACGCCGTCTACCATGGCCACTTCAAGTGCAACCGCACCAAACTGACCGAGATTCCGGTCCTGTGGAACTACGCCCGCGACCTGTTTCAGACACCGGGCTTCGGCGACACTGTCGACTTCGATCACATCAAGCGGCACTACTACGAGGTCCACACCGATATCAACCCGACCGGAATCGTCCCCCGAGGCCCGGACCTGCACGGGTGGCTGGAACCGCACGGTCGTGAGCTACTGGGCGGCCGACCGTTCGGCGACGGCACTCCCCCGCCTCCACCGAAGGCCTACGAGCGCGTTCCCGCCGGTCACTGGGTGCCCGCGTAG
- a CDS encoding D-arabinono-1,4-lactone oxidase — translation MTGLTWHNWAGNQTSNPIERVVPQSVDELKAIVLRAEGTVKCVGAGHSFTSIAATDGIQVSLDDLRGIESVEPAADGSAVVTVLAGTRLRELTARLWDLGLAMANLGDIDEQSIAGAISTGTHGTGARFGGIATQVSALEILTADGRVVTCSRDVEPDMFDAARVGLGALGIITRVSLRCAPAFALHALEAPDTLTSTLSTLTETVASVDHFEFYWFPHTDRVLTKSNTRLPADSPLVPLGRVRAYVDDELLSNTVFELVNRAVTRFPGAIPRVNGFSARALSAREFTDRSYRVFASSRTVRFREMEYAVPAESITYVLRELERWLSSSGFTVAFPVEVRFAAADDIWLSTAHGRASAYLAVHQYHRRDHREYFDAVEAIARSVGGRPHWGKLHSSTAEDFADMYEHFSDFCAVRDKLDPERRFENDYLRVCLE, via the coding sequence ATGACGGGGCTTACGTGGCACAACTGGGCGGGAAATCAGACCTCGAATCCGATCGAACGGGTCGTTCCGCAATCGGTCGATGAACTGAAGGCGATCGTGCTGCGGGCAGAGGGCACGGTCAAGTGCGTCGGTGCCGGGCACTCGTTCACGTCGATCGCAGCGACGGACGGGATCCAGGTCAGTCTGGACGACCTTCGCGGCATCGAGTCGGTGGAACCAGCTGCCGACGGATCCGCAGTTGTCACCGTGTTGGCGGGCACTCGCCTGCGGGAGCTCACTGCCCGGCTGTGGGATCTGGGACTCGCGATGGCCAACCTGGGCGACATAGACGAACAGTCCATCGCGGGCGCTATTTCCACTGGCACCCACGGGACGGGTGCGCGGTTCGGCGGCATTGCGACACAGGTGAGTGCCCTGGAGATCCTGACTGCAGACGGCCGCGTCGTGACGTGCTCTCGCGACGTCGAGCCGGACATGTTCGACGCCGCCCGCGTCGGACTCGGCGCGCTCGGGATAATCACCCGGGTAAGCCTGCGGTGTGCGCCAGCGTTCGCGCTGCACGCGCTCGAAGCGCCGGACACGTTGACCTCGACGCTGTCGACGCTGACCGAAACGGTGGCTTCGGTCGATCACTTCGAGTTCTACTGGTTTCCGCACACCGATCGTGTGTTGACCAAGTCCAACACCAGACTTCCTGCGGACAGCCCACTTGTCCCACTGGGACGGGTGCGGGCGTACGTCGACGACGAGTTGCTGTCCAACACTGTCTTCGAACTGGTGAACCGGGCAGTCACGCGATTTCCTGGCGCAATTCCACGCGTCAACGGGTTCTCCGCTCGAGCACTGTCCGCACGCGAATTCACCGACCGCAGTTACCGCGTGTTCGCATCCTCGCGCACGGTCCGGTTCCGGGAGATGGAGTATGCGGTACCGGCGGAGTCCATCACCTATGTTCTCCGCGAGCTCGAACGGTGGCTTTCATCCTCCGGCTTCACGGTGGCGTTCCCGGTAGAGGTGCGCTTCGCCGCGGCAGACGACATCTGGCTCTCGACGGCGCACGGACGAGCCAGCGCATACCTCGCCGTGCATCAGTACCACCGACGCGATCACCGAGAGTACTTCGACGCTGTGGAAGCCATCGCCCGTAGCGTCGGCGGCAGGCCGCATTGGGGGAAGTTGCACTCGTCGACTGCCGAGGACTTCGCCGACATGTACGAGCACTTCTCGGACTTCTGCGCTGTGCGAGACAAGCTCGATCCGGAACGCCGATTCGAGAACGACTATCTGCGAGTGTGCCTGGAATAG
- a CDS encoding acyl-CoA dehydrogenase family protein, producing MKRTLFDADHDAFRESAREFVARMITPREEQLIEQRFIDRDIWLEAGRNGFLGLEVPEEYGGSGAEDYRFNAVLGEELSRSSAAVASCFGIHVDIVAPYLVGLTTEEQKKRWLPGFCSGELLTAIAMTEPSGGSDLAALKTTAVKDGDDFIINGSKTFITNGNSADLVIVATRTTPEKKAKGITLFAVENGTEGFSRGRKLDKVGQPESDTAELFFENVRVPSANMIGEFDGGFIHMMQLLPQERISCAVANLGQTRPILEETIQYAKDRKAFGQQIGSLQWNKFLLAELVTKLDVAQAFVDNCIDAHCRGELTAIDAAKAKWWTSQVQNEILDHCVQLHGGYGFMNEYRAARAWKDARVTKIWAGSNEIMKELIGRDLGL from the coding sequence ATGAAGCGCACACTGTTCGACGCGGATCACGACGCATTCCGAGAATCCGCCCGCGAGTTCGTCGCTCGCATGATCACACCTCGCGAGGAGCAGCTCATCGAGCAGCGGTTCATCGACCGCGACATCTGGCTCGAAGCCGGCCGCAACGGGTTCCTCGGCCTGGAGGTTCCGGAAGAGTACGGCGGCAGCGGTGCCGAAGACTATCGCTTCAATGCAGTCCTCGGCGAGGAGCTCTCCCGTTCCAGCGCTGCAGTGGCGTCGTGTTTCGGTATCCACGTCGACATCGTCGCGCCGTACCTCGTGGGGCTCACCACCGAAGAACAGAAGAAGCGGTGGCTGCCGGGATTCTGCAGCGGCGAGTTGTTGACCGCGATCGCCATGACCGAACCGTCGGGCGGATCCGACCTGGCCGCGCTGAAGACCACCGCGGTCAAAGACGGCGACGACTTCATCATCAACGGTTCCAAGACGTTCATCACTAACGGCAACAGCGCCGACCTGGTCATCGTCGCGACTCGGACGACGCCGGAGAAGAAGGCGAAGGGAATCACGCTCTTCGCCGTCGAGAACGGCACCGAGGGCTTCTCGCGCGGCCGCAAGCTCGACAAGGTGGGTCAGCCCGAGTCCGACACTGCAGAGCTGTTCTTCGAGAACGTACGCGTGCCGTCGGCCAATATGATCGGTGAATTCGATGGCGGCTTCATCCACATGATGCAGCTCCTGCCCCAGGAACGCATCAGCTGCGCAGTCGCCAACCTCGGCCAGACGCGCCCGATCCTCGAAGAAACGATTCAGTACGCCAAGGACCGAAAAGCATTCGGTCAGCAGATCGGCTCACTGCAGTGGAACAAATTCCTGCTCGCCGAGCTTGTCACCAAACTCGATGTGGCACAGGCGTTCGTGGACAACTGCATCGACGCCCACTGCAGGGGTGAGCTCACCGCGATCGATGCAGCCAAGGCGAAATGGTGGACCTCGCAGGTCCAGAACGAGATCCTCGACCACTGCGTCCAGCTACACGGCGGCTACGGATTCATGAACGAGTACCGAGCAGCCCGTGCATGGAAGGACGCTCGGGTCACGAAGATCTGGGCCGGTTCCAACGAGATCATGAAGGAACTCATCGGCCGGGACCTGGGCCTGTAA
- a CDS encoding adenosine deaminase, with the protein MTTLPLAELHMHIEGSLEPPQIFEFAERNGITLPYADIDELRGLYEFTDLQSFLNLYYANTSVLRTAEDFADLARAYFRRAAAGGVTHAEIFFDPQAHTSRGVALEAVVEGLADAASSSEREFGVTSGLIASILRDQPVLHANKLLDDLLALDAPIIGLGLDSAEAGFPPSLFVDVFAKARAEGLHVVAHAGEEGPAEYIWEALDLLGVERIDHGVRCLEDDALVNRLVEEEIPLTVCPLSNVRLKVYDDLADHPIRQMIERGLIVTVNSDDPAYFGGYVDDNFAALVDKLGLTEREREILHDNSIKASFTSR; encoded by the coding sequence ATGACTACGCTTCCCCTCGCTGAACTGCACATGCACATCGAGGGTTCGCTCGAGCCCCCGCAGATTTTCGAGTTCGCCGAGCGGAACGGGATCACGTTGCCGTATGCGGACATCGATGAGCTGCGGGGGTTGTACGAGTTCACGGATCTGCAGTCGTTTCTGAACTTGTACTACGCCAACACTTCGGTGCTGCGAACTGCCGAGGATTTCGCCGACTTGGCGCGCGCATATTTCCGTCGGGCGGCGGCGGGCGGTGTGACGCATGCGGAGATATTCTTCGATCCGCAGGCACACACATCGAGAGGTGTGGCGTTGGAGGCCGTCGTCGAGGGGTTGGCCGATGCGGCGTCGTCGAGTGAGCGGGAGTTCGGGGTCACGAGCGGGTTGATCGCGTCGATCCTGCGGGACCAGCCGGTGTTGCATGCCAACAAGTTGTTGGACGATCTACTGGCGTTGGACGCGCCGATCATCGGGCTCGGACTGGATTCCGCCGAGGCAGGGTTTCCGCCGTCGCTGTTCGTGGATGTGTTCGCGAAGGCACGTGCCGAGGGATTGCACGTCGTCGCACATGCGGGAGAAGAAGGTCCAGCCGAGTACATCTGGGAAGCTCTCGATCTCCTCGGCGTCGAGCGGATCGACCACGGAGTCCGCTGCCTCGAAGACGATGCGTTGGTGAATCGTCTTGTCGAGGAGGAAATCCCGCTGACGGTGTGCCCGTTGTCGAACGTGCGCCTCAAGGTGTACGACGATCTTGCCGATCACCCGATCAGGCAGATGATCGAACGTGGATTGATCGTCACTGTGAACTCCGACGATCCCGCCTACTTCGGCGGCTACGTCGACGACAACTTCGCTGCTCTCGTGGACAAGCTCGGGTTGACCGAGCGTGAACGAGAGATCTTGCACGACAACTCGATCAAGGCGTCTTTCACCTCACGGTGA
- a CDS encoding cold-shock protein, with amino-acid sequence MTQGSVKWFNGEKGFGFIEQDGGGPDVFVHYSEIQGTGFKSLDEGQRVEFEVGQGQKGPQATGVRAI; translated from the coding sequence ATGACGCAGGGCAGTGTTAAGTGGTTCAACGGCGAAAAGGGCTTCGGCTTCATCGAGCAGGACGGTGGCGGACCTGACGTGTTCGTTCACTACTCGGAGATCCAGGGAACTGGCTTCAAGTCGCTCGACGAGGGTCAGCGCGTGGAGTTCGAGGTCGGCCAGGGCCAGAAGGGCCCCCAGGCCACAGGCGTTCGCGCTATCTGA
- a CDS encoding helix-turn-helix domain-containing protein — translation MQTRLQVDARRARLVAAALDRAEQVGIEKLTVRGVAAEAGMTQSAVYYLFESKELLVIAMGEGLIVDITAALHSAFDHTHDLLGIRGLRELVHSGLNAIWPLVEQTADRQLLSYEIKTYLLRHRALGSDDAAAIASGQYRIRDSESRAFLERCAEETRTRWLEPIDSVARFGMATVDGLILRWLVDRDDIAVIAAMDDLSGLIAGKAVEI, via the coding sequence ATGCAGACTCGGCTGCAGGTCGATGCACGACGAGCCCGACTGGTCGCTGCCGCTCTCGATCGCGCCGAACAGGTGGGCATCGAGAAGCTGACGGTCCGCGGCGTCGCCGCCGAGGCAGGGATGACGCAAAGCGCGGTCTACTACCTCTTCGAGTCCAAGGAATTGCTCGTCATCGCAATGGGCGAGGGACTGATAGTCGATATCACGGCTGCTCTGCACTCGGCGTTCGACCACACCCACGACCTCCTCGGAATCCGGGGACTACGTGAACTGGTGCACAGCGGCCTCAACGCTATCTGGCCACTCGTCGAACAGACCGCGGACCGGCAGCTCTTGTCGTACGAGATCAAGACATATCTGCTGCGGCACCGCGCGCTGGGGTCGGACGACGCTGCAGCGATCGCCAGTGGGCAGTACCGAATTCGGGACTCGGAGTCTCGTGCATTCCTAGAGCGCTGCGCCGAGGAAACCCGCACGCGGTGGCTCGAACCGATCGATTCGGTAGCGCGGTTCGGGATGGCAACGGTCGACGGATTGATTCTCAGGTGGCTCGTCGATCGCGACGACATCGCTGTCATCGCGGCAATGGACGATCTGTCCGGGTTGATCGCAGGTAAAGCCGTCGAGATCTGA
- a CDS encoding AraC family transcriptional regulator, which yields MADKVQVGHSDGAQRAPTARLRPYVASYDGYRLSGFEPGIHVGMPSPNLTVILTIDSQLDIADSPRQGSCAFESLASGISVEPVTIAHDGNQHGIQLSFTPAGARALFGIPTSALGDWMVDLREVLPDTQELTDRIAAEDSWSGRFDIVDEILCRSRGDHELDPTLAEVWRLLVHTEGMVRVGDVASQIGWSRRHLVNRFTAEFGVGPKDSARIARFDRSHQVLRRPNIPPLADVAALCGYYDQAHMARDWRDLAGLSPSRWRRNEQFPFIQDRGS from the coding sequence ATGGCTGACAAGGTCCAGGTGGGTCACTCCGACGGTGCCCAGCGGGCGCCCACCGCTCGCCTGCGTCCGTATGTGGCGTCGTACGACGGCTACCGGCTGTCGGGCTTCGAACCAGGAATCCACGTCGGCATGCCGAGTCCGAACCTGACCGTGATCCTGACTATCGATTCACAGCTGGACATCGCGGATTCGCCTCGCCAAGGATCGTGTGCGTTCGAATCGCTCGCGAGCGGGATCTCGGTAGAACCGGTGACCATCGCGCACGACGGCAACCAGCACGGCATTCAGTTGTCATTCACACCTGCCGGCGCGCGGGCGCTGTTCGGCATACCGACATCGGCGCTGGGTGACTGGATGGTCGACTTGCGTGAAGTGCTGCCCGACACACAGGAGTTGACGGATCGGATCGCGGCCGAGGATTCGTGGAGTGGCCGGTTCGACATCGTCGACGAGATTCTGTGCAGGTCCCGCGGCGACCATGAGCTCGATCCGACTCTCGCCGAGGTATGGAGGCTGTTGGTGCACACGGAAGGGATGGTCCGTGTCGGTGATGTGGCGTCGCAGATCGGGTGGAGCCGCCGACATCTGGTCAACCGCTTCACCGCAGAGTTCGGCGTCGGTCCGAAGGACTCGGCGCGGATCGCCCGATTCGACAGGTCACACCAGGTGCTCAGACGCCCCAACATCCCACCGCTCGCCGACGTCGCTGCGCTCTGCGGGTACTACGACCAGGCGCACATGGCTCGGGACTGGCGTGATCTCGCCGGGTTGTCGCCGTCACGCTGGCGTCGAAACGAGCAGTTCCCATTCATCCAAGACCGCGGCTCGTGA
- a CDS encoding LLM class F420-dependent oxidoreductase, with amino-acid sequence MTTDTPDLGTFGIWRHFSGIPPELARLIETSGYGTIWLGGSPPADLTSVEEVLDATESVIVATGIVNIWSAAAPAVAESFHRIDSKHPGRFLLGIGAGHPEATQEYQKPYDALVGYLDALDEGGVPVERRVLAALGPKVLKLSASRSAGAHPYLTTPEHTAEAHAILGPDKILAPEHKVVLESDPVKAREIGRPPVNNPYLHLRNYTNNLKRLGYSEEEIADGGSDRLIDALVAHGDADSIADRLRQHLHAGASHVTLHSLPDGGDPSQTYREVAAALR; translated from the coding sequence ATGACCACCGACACACCTGACCTCGGCACGTTCGGCATCTGGCGACACTTCTCGGGTATCCCACCCGAGTTGGCTCGACTGATCGAAACCTCCGGCTACGGCACCATTTGGCTCGGAGGCTCACCCCCGGCAGATCTCACGTCGGTAGAAGAGGTACTCGACGCGACCGAGTCGGTAATCGTCGCTACCGGCATCGTCAACATCTGGTCGGCAGCGGCACCCGCGGTTGCCGAGTCGTTCCACCGCATCGACAGCAAACATCCAGGCAGATTCCTCCTCGGGATCGGCGCAGGACACCCCGAGGCGACGCAGGAGTATCAGAAGCCGTACGACGCCCTGGTGGGCTACCTCGACGCGTTGGACGAGGGCGGTGTCCCCGTCGAACGGCGCGTTCTCGCTGCCCTGGGACCGAAGGTGCTGAAGCTGTCCGCCAGTCGAAGCGCTGGTGCGCACCCGTATCTGACGACGCCCGAGCACACCGCCGAAGCCCATGCAATCCTCGGCCCTGACAAGATTCTGGCGCCCGAGCACAAGGTCGTCCTCGAATCGGATCCGGTGAAGGCCCGAGAGATCGGCCGCCCGCCGGTGAACAATCCGTACCTACACTTGCGGAACTACACGAACAATTTGAAGCGCCTCGGCTACTCCGAAGAAGAGATTGCAGACGGTGGCAGCGACCGGCTGATCGACGCCCTCGTCGCCCACGGCGACGCGGATTCCATCGCCGACCGGCTTCGCCAGCACCTTCACGCGGGCGCATCGCACGTGACGCTGCACTCGTTGCCCGACGGCGGCGACCCGTCACAGACGTATCGTGAGGTCGCAGCGGCGCTGCGCTAG
- a CDS encoding VOC family protein, producing the protein MSDTRTNVWPCLCYSDAHAAIRFIVDVLGFEEVVVHGEGKEVDHAELRWPEGGGVMLGSVRPDSAIAGLPAGVGSVYVVTADPDSVHDRVVAAGAKLTRGLREEDYGSRGFTCRDAEGVHWSFGTYAGTQ; encoded by the coding sequence ATGAGCGATACGAGAACGAACGTCTGGCCGTGCTTGTGCTACTCGGACGCGCACGCTGCGATCCGCTTCATCGTCGATGTGCTCGGCTTCGAGGAAGTAGTTGTGCACGGCGAAGGCAAAGAGGTCGACCACGCCGAATTGCGCTGGCCGGAGGGCGGCGGGGTGATGCTCGGCAGCGTCCGGCCCGACAGCGCGATCGCCGGCCTGCCCGCCGGAGTGGGCAGCGTCTACGTCGTCACCGCCGACCCCGACTCTGTTCACGATCGCGTCGTGGCCGCCGGTGCCAAGCTCACCCGGGGGCTACGCGAGGAGGACTACGGCAGTCGCGGTTTCACCTGCCGAGACGCCGAGGGAGTCCACTGGAGCTTCGGAACCTACGCGGGCACCCAGTGA
- a CDS encoding GNAT family protein, producing the protein MDSHHHDIIRLAWSRRLGLEDSALRPSHRHIEIDNNATSVTFVRLGDASALIGPENLVSASTNSWASAYTDDELSERGVLGTLGTGRSHGPVVLYFAGDIGTSIDRHDPLISHELSHVLALEATCAPDDVIAADLTRKRSWFTVLSDDEPADTAQPLATAAYLEWEGVLADVGVLTAPDARRQGNGQVVARLATNDAFDEGMIPQWRTNAENGTSRRLAARLGYEQWGVFVSVELSGT; encoded by the coding sequence GTGGATTCACATCATCACGACATCATCCGCCTCGCGTGGTCCAGGCGCCTCGGCCTGGAGGATTCGGCACTGCGCCCCTCCCACCGCCACATCGAAATCGACAACAATGCGACGTCCGTCACATTTGTGCGTCTCGGCGACGCGAGCGCCCTCATCGGACCCGAAAACCTTGTGTCCGCGTCGACGAACTCGTGGGCATCGGCGTACACGGACGACGAACTGTCCGAGCGCGGTGTACTGGGCACGCTCGGAACTGGACGCAGCCACGGCCCGGTAGTTCTGTACTTCGCCGGCGACATCGGGACGAGCATCGACCGCCACGACCCGCTGATCTCGCACGAACTGTCCCACGTGCTCGCACTCGAAGCCACGTGTGCTCCCGACGATGTCATCGCGGCCGACCTGACCCGCAAGCGATCGTGGTTCACGGTGCTCAGCGACGACGAACCAGCCGACACCGCTCAGCCTCTCGCGACCGCTGCCTATCTGGAATGGGAGGGTGTGCTCGCCGATGTCGGCGTATTGACTGCGCCCGATGCCCGACGGCAAGGCAACGGTCAGGTCGTCGCGCGCCTGGCCACCAACGATGCCTTCGACGAGGGCATGATTCCGCAATGGCGCACCAACGCCGAGAACGGGACTTCCCGACGCCTCGCCGCACGACTCGGCTACGAGCAATGGGGCGTGTTCGTGTCGGTCGAGCTCTCCGGTACGTAG